The following coding sequences lie in one Trichoderma breve strain T069 chromosome 1, whole genome shotgun sequence genomic window:
- a CDS encoding nitronate monooxygenase domain-containing protein gives MAPTGPITTPITTLLGIQHPILLAGMARTSGGRLAAAVSNAGGLGVIGGFQYTPDQLREIIAEMKANFKSPDMPFGVDLALPQIGGNARKTNHDYTGGKLDELIDITIDSGAKLFVSAVGVPPKYIIEKLHKNGILVMNMGGEGGGHTGDIANSVLIPAVVDVARKYKPPMLKGSTALVVAAGGIRNGRSLASSLMQGAVAVWVGTRFVASEEAGCSQAAKEAVVTCGFEGTERTLSWHDRPGDIKALCDKGIVPLEHDLDEGRDVDMPHLMGQVAGAIEKIQPAGEIVAEMVEEAVEMLKLGGTYLTAKSRL, from the exons atggcgccCACTGGACCCATCACCACTCCCATCACCACCCTTTTGggcatccagcatcccatccTCCTCGCTGGTATGGCGCGTACTTCTGGAGGTCGCCTTGCTGCAGCAGTGTCCAATGCAGGCGGCCTTGGTGTCATTGGCGGGTTCCAGTACACGCCCGACCAGCTTCGCGAGATTATTGCCGAGATGAAGGCAAACTTCAAGAGTCCGGACATGCCATTTGGTGTTGATTTGGCGCTGCCACAAATCGGAGGCAACGCGCGTAAGACGAATCACGACTACACAGGCGGCAAGCTCGACGAGCTGATTGACATCACTATCGACAGTGGCGCCAAGCTGTTCGTCAGTGCCGTCGGCGTACCACCCAAGTACATCATAGAGAAGCTTCACAAGAACGGCATTTTGGTCATGAACATG GGTGGCGAGGGAGGCGGTCACACAGGCGACATTGCCAATTCAGTGCTGATCCCAGCCGTCGTCGACGTAGCGAGGAAATACAAGCCTCCCATGCTCAAGGGCTCGACGGCTCTCGTCGTTGCAGCGGGAGGAATTCGCAATGGACGCAGTCTGGCCAGCTCGCTGATGCAGGGAGCGGTGGCCGTGTGGGTGGGCACACGCTTCGTGGCTTCAGAGGAAGCCGGATGCAGCCAGGCCGCCAAAGAGGCCGTCGTGACCTGCGGCTTTGAGGGCACGGAGAGGACTCTA AGCTGGCATGACCGACCTGGCGATATTAAGGCGCTGTGCGACAAGGGAATTGTGCCGCTGGAGCATGATTTGGATGAGGGCAGAGACGTGGATATGCCGCACTTGATGGGACAGGTTGCGGGTGCGATTGAGAAGATTCAGCCTGCTGGGGAGATTGTTGCTGagatggtggaggaggcggttgAGATGCTCAAGCTAGGAGGGACGTATTTGACGGCTAAGAGTCGATTATAA
- a CDS encoding glyoxalase/Bleomycin resistance protein/Dioxygenase superfamily domain-containing protein produces the protein MSKGTKETPLITSPSRLAHVVLRTGNLKEMSPFYKTFLGGKAQVESDQVAFITYDDEHHRIALVSRPDLQTLPPKSCGLDHIAFGFDDIEGLLKAYSQRKEHGVTPVWCVHHGLTISMYYRDPDGNVLETFIDAFDDLEKQDAYMTSKDFVENPIGVDFDPEDMLRRVQSGESKESIHKRPNIGPRDLSTVPLF, from the exons ATGTCCAAAGGAACCAAGGAAACTCCCCTCATCACGTCGCCCTCGAGGCTGGCACATGTGGTTCTGCGCACCGGCAACCTCAAGGAAATGTCCCCATTCTACAAGACTTTCCTGGGCGGAAAAGCTCAAGTTGAGAGCGACCAGGTCGCTTTCATCACCTACGACGATGAGCACCATCGCATTGCTCTCGTTTCGCGGCCAGATCTGCAAACACTGCCACCAAAGTCCTGTGGTCTTGAT CACATCGCGTTTGGGTTTGACGACATCGAGGGCCTACTCAAAGCATACTCGCAGCGCAAGGAGCATGGAGTCACGCCGGTCTGGTGCGTCCACCACGGGCTCACCATCAGTATGTACTACCGAGACCCGGATGGCAACGTGTTGGAAACATTCATCGATGCCTTTGACGATTTGGAGAAGCAGGATGCGTATATGACGTCGAAGGACTTTGTGGAGAATCCCATTGGTGTGGATTTTGACCCTGAAGATATGCTGAGACGGGTGCAGAGTGGAGAGTCAAAGGAGAGTATTCACAAGAGGCCGAATATTGGACCGCGGGACCTGAGCACCGTACCGTTATTTTGA
- a CDS encoding SMI1 / KNR4 family (SUKH-1) domain-containing protein, with the protein MANAIGSVFRDFWHTMTSNDRHSSFDSPQRTGRHVPLQNGRNIMTGIATASDSRADIHSPYFDDSRAPSVQGSPTNGTRGYSPGLRSQNVNKDGFEVQSPGDVAMQSFENGLPPPPPVAHSWRRIDAWAEENYPELFDQLCEGATNNDLNDLEHQLDCSLPQDVRESLMIHDGQERGGMPSGIIFGSMLMDCEEIPQEWETWRQVNQQFMLDAAANKPPTPSGSEASSSKQRPGSSSSSNGPGEWRQNLLAKQTCIPPNTVQKAYAHSGWIPLVRDWGGNNLAVDLAPGPAGRYGQIILFGRDYDTKYVVARSWAAFLAVVADDLNSGKWFVDEETNELKLREFKDARVEPSYFNILRWRMDQKHGRRAAAARRQSQGPTSQTASKSNSPLGSRSASPYANPQDSAGDTRGRSLQRLRDSAPLTSPMRNGLGKPQAPLLSRVTEEATIELTDAVIEPSTLVDVEDDDDSPRNSEEGKRPTVTTLERTSSDLAKDKGKEVEVPKATSKTPEVVIDDTMKEIEI; encoded by the exons ATGGCCAATGC AATTGGATCCGTCTTTCGCGATTTCTGGCATACTATGACCAGCAATGACCGAC ACTCCTCCTTTGATTCACCGCAACGAACGGGTCGCCATGTCCCTCTTCAGAATGGCCGCAACATCATGACTGGTATCGCAACCGCTTCCGACTCTCGAGCCGACATCCATAGCCCGTACTTTGACGATTCTCGGGCGCCCTCTGTGCAAGGCTCGCCTACCAACGGCACCCGAGGATACTCGCCCGGCCTCCGATCGCAAAACGTAAATAAGGATGGTTTCGAAGTTCAGTCGCCTGGTGACGTAGCCATGCAGTCATTTGAGAATGGCCTGCCCCCGCCGCCCCCTGTTGCACACTCTTGGAGGCGCATAGACGCGTGGGCTGAGGAGAACTACCCAGAGCTGTTTGACCAGCTGTGTGAGGGTGCCACAAACAACGACCTCAATGATTTGGAGCACCAATTGGATTGCTCGCTGCCTCAAGATGTCCGCGAGTCTCTCATGATTCACGATGGTCAGGAGCGAGGTGGAATGCCCTCGGGTATCATTTTCGGCTCCATGTTGATGGACTGTGAGGAAATTCCCCAGGAGTGGGAGACGTGGCGCCAGGTGAACCAGCAGTTCATGCTGGATGCCGCTGCCAACAAGCCGCCGACCCCATCGGGTAGCGAGGCGTCCTCGTCCAAGCAGCGACCTggctcgtcttcgtcatcaaacGGCCCCGGCGAATGGAGACAGAATCTCTTGGCCAAGCAGACCTGCATTCCTCCCAACACCGTCCAGAAAGCATACGCACACTCCGGCTGGATTCCTCTTGTCCGTGACTGGGGTGGCAACAACTTGGCTGTTGATCTTGCCCCCGGACCGGCTGGTCGTTATGGCCAGATTATCCTCTTTGGTCGTGACTACGATACCAAATACGTAGTTGCTCGTTCTTGGGCGGCATTCCTTGCCGTGGTGGCTGACGACCTCAACAGCGGCAAGTGGTTCGTGGACGAAGAGACTAACGAGCTCAAGCTACGAGAATTCAAAGACGCACGCGTTGAGCCTTCTTACTTCAATATTCTCCGATGGAGAATGGACCAGAAGCACGGTCGCCGCGCCGCCGCAGCCCGACGGCAGTCACAGGGACCCACCTCCCAGACAGCTTCCAAGAGCAACTCGCCTCTGGGCTCTAGATCAGCCTCTCCCTATGCCAACCCCCAAGACTCGGCTGGTGACACCCGTGGTCGGTCTTTGCAGCGACTTCGCGACTCCGCTCCTCTTACTAGCCCCATGAGGAACGGTCTCGGCAAACCTCAGGCTCCTCTTCTCAGCCGCGTAACGGAGGAGGCAACAATTGAGCTTACCGATGCTGTTATCGAGCCTAGCACTTTGGTTGACGtggaggacgatgatgactcACCGCGAAACAGCGAGGAGGGCAAGCGTCCAACAGTCACAACCCTTGAGCGGACATCATCAGACTtggccaaggacaagggcaaggaagTCGAGGTTCCCAAGGCAACCAGCAAAACCCCCGAGGTTGTCATTGATGACACCATGAAGGAAATTGAGATTTAA